Part of the Deltaproteobacteria bacterium genome is shown below.
ATACGAGCTTCGCGCCGCTGGGGTACCCCCGCTGTAGGAGGAACGGGGGGCACGAACGGGGAGCCCCCCTGCGAGGTAGCGTCTTCACGGCGTGCTTCGGCAAGAAAGCGGACGGAGGGACGGGAGATTGAACGGATCGCCGTGGGAAGCGGCGCTGGCGGCGCTGGAGTGGGGGAAGATCACGGCGCGGCTTTCGGGCCACGCGTCGTCGGAGCCGGGGCGCGTGCTGTGTTCGTCTCTGACGCCGGGGACCGACCTCGACGCCATCCGCGCCTCCCTCGAGGAGAACCGGGACGGCCGCAGGATGCTGCTGCAGGACGGGCCGCTCCCGCTGGACGGGGTGAAGGAGGTCGCGGAGGAGGTCGCGAAGGCGGCCAAGGGCGCCTCGCTCTCCCCCCTGGAGCTGCTGTCGGTCGGCTCGACGGCCCGGACCGGCGAGCGGGCCCGCAGGTTCTTCGACGACCGGCGGGGGAAATACCCGCGCCTGGCGCACCACGCCCGCGCGATCCCGCCGCTGCGGGAGATCGCCGAGGAGATCGCGATGAAGATCGACTCCGAGGGGAACGTCCCCGACCGGGCGTCGCCCGCGCTGGGGACGCTGCGGCGGAACCTGGCATCGGTCCGGGTCCGCCTGCAGGAGACCGCGGACCGGATCGTCTCGTCCCCGAGATACTCCCGCCACGTCCAGGAGTCGTACGCCACCGTCCGGTCGGGGCGGGTCGTGATCCCCTTCAAGGCCGCCTCGAAGGGGCTGTTCCAGGGGATCGTCCACGACAGTTCCCAGAGCGGCCAGACCGTCTTCTTCGAGCCGGAGGAGCTGGTTCACCTGAACAACGAGGCGAGGATGGCCGAGCTCGAGGTGGAACGCGAGGTGGCCCGGATCCTGGCGGAGCTCTCCTCGCACGTCGCGCGGAGGTCGGACGAACTCCTGCTCGCCCTCTCCCTCCTCGCGCGGCTCGACTTCATCCAGGCGCGCGCCTTGCTTGCCGACGAGCTGTCGGGCGCGGAACCGTCCGTCAACGCCTCGGGGGAGGTGAGGCTCCCGTCCGCCCGCCACCCGCTGCTGGTCTTGAGCGGCCGCCCCGTGGTCCCCAACGACCTTTCGGTCGGTCGGCCGTACCTGTGCCTCGTGCTCACCGGCCCCAACGCCGGCGGGAAGACGGTCGCCCTCAAGACGCTGGGGATCCTCACGGTGATGGCGATGGCGGGGCTGTCGATCCCGGCCTCTCCGGACGCGACCGTCTCCACGTTCGGCAGCGTCTTCGTCGCCGTGGGGGACGAGCAGAGCGTCGAGCGGGACCTGTCGACCTACTCCGCGCACATCCGCAGGCTGAACGAGATCCTTCGGGGGGCGGACAGGGGATCGCTCGTCCTCCTGGACGAGGTCGTCTCGGGGACCGACCCGCGGGAGGGAGCGGCGATCGCGCGCGCCTTCCTCGAGACGCTGGCCGACCGCGAGGTCCGCGTCGTGGCGACCACCCACTTCGAGGAGCTGAAGGGGATCGCCTTCACCGACCGACGGTTCGAGAACGGGTCGATGGCGTTCGACGGGGATCACCTGCGCCCGACGTACCGGCTCTCGCTGGGCGTCCCCGGGCGGTCGATGGGGATGGAGATCGCCCGGTCCCTGGGATTCCCCGGCGAGGTCCTCGCCCGGGCGGCCGGGTATCTTTCCGGCCCGGGGCCGGACCTCACGGAAGTCATCGACCGGCTGGAGCGGGAACGGGAGCGCCTGCGCGCCGAGACCGCGGAGATGGCGACGAGGCGGAAGGAGGCCGAGGAGGTCCGTCGGAAACTCGAGGCGGACCGGGAGAAGGTGCGGTCCGAGGAGTCCCGCGTGGTGTCGCAGGCGCGCCAGCGGATGCGGGAGGAGGTCCGGAAGGCGGAAGGGGAACTCGCGCGGATCATGGAGGAGATGCGGAAGGACCGGAGAATCGACACGGTACGGAAGGCGACGACGGTCCTGAACGAGTGGAAGGAGAAGGCACGGATCGCGGAGGAGGACCCGGCGGTCCGCACGATGGTCAGCCGCTCCGCGCCGGCGGATCCGGGCGCCACCCTCCATCCGGGACAGAAAGTGTTCGTCGCGTCGCTGGCGAAGGAGGCGGAGGTGGCGTCGCCGTCGGGGCCCGACGACCGGGAGGTGGAGGTGGCCGCCGGGGGGATGAAGCTGCGCGTCCCGCGGGAGCAGGTCCGCGTGTTTCCGTCGGCCGGGGGATCCCGCGAGCGGCGCGGAGGCGGAGGCTCCCGGTCGACGGAGGCTTCACCGGCGGCGGTTCACATCCAGACGCCGGAGAACACCCTCGACCTGCGGGGAATGTACGTGGACGACGCGCTTCCCGAGATCGACGCCTTTCTGGACCGGCTCTCCCTGGCCCAGGCCCCGCACGCGTTCCTGATCCACGGGCACGGGACCGGCGCGTTGAAGGCCGGCGTGCGCCGGCACCTCGCGAAGTCGCCGTACGCGAAACGCTCCCTCCCCGCCCCGCGGGAGCAGGGCGGCGACGGCGTCACGATCGTCCTGCTCTGTTAAAAACGGGGACGTTCACGGAAGGATTTCCAGGCGTCGCGGACGAGCGCCGGGGACCGGAACAGCTCGTATCCGGTGAGGGCCAGGGCGCGGATCCCCTCCATCAACCCCTCGATGCCCGACGGCATGGTCGTCGCCTCCGCGAAAGGCCGGGTGTGGATCTGCACGCGCTCCCCGGAGGCGATGGGTACGTTCGGCTGGAGCGTCGGGACGACCTGCGAGACGTTGCCGATGTCGGACGACCCCCGGTTCCGATCCGTGGGCGCGCCGCTCTCCCGGAGCTTCAACGCCGAAAGGGCCCGCCGGTACGAGGCGGCGAGCACGGGGTTCACTCTCATCGGGGAGAGCGTATACGGCCCCTCCTCCACCGTGAGGCGGCAC
Proteins encoded:
- a CDS encoding Smr/MutS family protein, yielding MNGSPWEAALAALEWGKITARLSGHASSEPGRVLCSSLTPGTDLDAIRASLEENRDGRRMLLQDGPLPLDGVKEVAEEVAKAAKGASLSPLELLSVGSTARTGERARRFFDDRRGKYPRLAHHARAIPPLREIAEEIAMKIDSEGNVPDRASPALGTLRRNLASVRVRLQETADRIVSSPRYSRHVQESYATVRSGRVVIPFKAASKGLFQGIVHDSSQSGQTVFFEPEELVHLNNEARMAELEVEREVARILAELSSHVARRSDELLLALSLLARLDFIQARALLADELSGAEPSVNASGEVRLPSARHPLLVLSGRPVVPNDLSVGRPYLCLVLTGPNAGGKTVALKTLGILTVMAMAGLSIPASPDATVSTFGSVFVAVGDEQSVERDLSTYSAHIRRLNEILRGADRGSLVLLDEVVSGTDPREGAAIARAFLETLADREVRVVATTHFEELKGIAFTDRRFENGSMAFDGDHLRPTYRLSLGVPGRSMGMEIARSLGFPGEVLARAAGYLSGPGPDLTEVIDRLERERERLRAETAEMATRRKEAEEVRRKLEADREKVRSEESRVVSQARQRMREEVRKAEGELARIMEEMRKDRRIDTVRKATTVLNEWKEKARIAEEDPAVRTMVSRSAPADPGATLHPGQKVFVASLAKEAEVASPSGPDDREVEVAAGGMKLRVPREQVRVFPSAGGSRERRGGGGSRSTEASPAAVHIQTPENTLDLRGMYVDDALPEIDAFLDRLSLAQAPHAFLIHGHGTGALKAGVRRHLAKSPYAKRSLPAPREQGGDGVTIVLLC